One genomic segment of Primulina tabacum isolate GXHZ01 chromosome 9, ASM2559414v2, whole genome shotgun sequence includes these proteins:
- the LOC142504446 gene encoding protein BIG GRAIN 1-like B: MNRREKSSREESNKSRRNPNNEPSFSSILLDEILRSTDTNAEKTGSLKFFTEKPVKRQLNFSAHSDQRSHSREHEEVGSFGRAYLVEKWRKEEQYNGKISAGKKHPYTPRFENKSSRDNDLLFFSSTSYSSDSSGALSAADPDLFVSTKNSRVPYSSSVAKPPKPVKICAKSKQEVGLSYNDQKNKKEVQNLIKSKSRASKIYTNFLTMKQPVSPGGKLTSFINSLFNNTNRKESRTNEGFRFQDSKKSPNASYSTRSSASSFSRSSSVVENSPKSMEKTRNGIQRRVGFDPASVILDEDLRLCGHKNSANENFGRSPLQKTLAHNDLKGYQNQRKEDFPMFGKHWEEDDKNDNYDGISDSSSDLFELDHLSMYTNNRFSGGVRNDLFL; this comes from the coding sequence ATGAATCGCAGAGAAAAATCATCCAGAGAGGAGAGTaacaaatcaagaagaaatcccAATAACGAGCCATCGTTTTCCTCCATCCTTCTGGATGAAATCTTGCGTTCTACTGATACAAATGCTGAGAAAACAGGGAGTTTGAAGTTTTTCACAGAAAAACCAGTGAAGAGGCAGCTAAATTTCAGTGCCCATTCTGATCAAAGAAGCCACAGCAGAGAACATGAAGAAGTGGGAAGTTTCGGAAGGGCCTATTTGGTTGAAAAATGGAGAAAAGAAGAACAATACAATGGGAAAATTTCAGCAGGAAAAAAACATCCATATACGCCAAGGTTTGAGAACAAATCATCTCGAGACAATGATTTGTTGTTTTTTAGTTCGACTTCATATTCTTCAGACAGCTCTGGAGCACTGTCTGCTGCAGAccccgatctctttgtttccaCGAAAAATTCACGAGTTCCTTATTCTTCATCGGTTGCTAAACCGCCTAAACCTGTCAAAATCTGCGCAAAAAGCAAGCAAGAAGTGGGGCTTTCATATAATGATCAGAAAAACAAAAAGGAAGTCCAGAACTTGATCAAATCCAAATCGAGAGCTTCAAAGATTTATACAAATTTCTTGACTATGAAACAGCCTGTTTCACCAGGGGGCAAGCTCACGAGCTTCATCAATTCTCTTTTCAACAATACAAACAGAAAGGAGTCGAGAACAAATGAAGGGTTTCGATTTCAAGATTCTAAAAAGTCCCCTAACGCATCATACTCAACTCGTTCATCAGCTTCTTCGTTTTCTAGATCGTCGAGTGTAGTCGAGAACTCGCCAAAATCTATGGAGAAAACGAGAAATGGGATTCAAAGAAGAGTTGGATTTGATCCAGCTAGCGTGATTCTTGATGAAGATTTGCGACTCTGTGGACATAAGAACTCGGCCAACGAAAATTTTGGAAGGTCTCCGTTGCAAAAAACTTTGGCGCACAATGATCTCAAGGGCTATCAAAATCAAAGAAAAGAAGACTTCCCTATGTTTGGAAAACATTGGGAAGAAGatgataaaaatgataattACGACGGAATTAGTGATTCGAGTTCGGATTTATTCGAGCTCGATCACTTGTCAATGTACACGAATAATAGATTTTCTGGTGGTGTACGAAATGACTTATTTTTATGA